In Mesoaciditoga lauensis cd-1655R = DSM 25116, a single genomic region encodes these proteins:
- a CDS encoding tungsten cofactor oxidoreductase radical SAM maturase produces MLKTYKFNLRDAEVTLKPDNNIEKVYIELSSDCNLHCEMCFRNSFEEKFGKMDLKTFYNIFDGLKDMKKVKEIIFGGIGEPLTNPNFKEMAKFVKDKGYKLLLESNGYLITDEMLDFFFSISLDEFIFSAEPGTAGHGAYSWILNLTKKISDRIAREKLGKPVVTIQTVLSTKNIHNIESFFQKFVDAGASRFILSNIIPTSEKELSLPLYIKPKPDMENCISRKITGKISTNLPYFELKTERYCNFIQNNSVVVRWDGEVAPCYRFLHTYTEYVYGLKKQIKAVSYGNVNEKSLSEIWKSEDFSYFRFKVRHALFPSCTDCRLRDGCDFVTSSEYDCWGNSPSCADCLWWRNLVICP; encoded by the coding sequence ATGTTGAAGACGTATAAATTCAACCTCAGAGATGCAGAGGTAACATTAAAACCTGATAACAACATAGAAAAAGTGTACATAGAGCTCTCTTCGGATTGCAATCTGCACTGTGAGATGTGTTTCAGAAATTCGTTTGAGGAAAAATTTGGAAAGATGGATTTGAAAACTTTTTACAACATTTTTGACGGCCTTAAAGATATGAAAAAGGTGAAGGAAATCATTTTCGGTGGGATTGGAGAGCCTTTAACAAACCCAAACTTCAAGGAGATGGCAAAGTTCGTAAAAGATAAGGGTTATAAACTCTTGCTGGAATCTAACGGCTACCTCATAACCGATGAGATGCTGGATTTCTTCTTTTCCATATCGTTGGACGAATTCATATTTTCGGCAGAGCCGGGAACGGCTGGCCACGGCGCTTATTCGTGGATATTGAACCTCACCAAAAAGATCTCCGATCGCATCGCGCGTGAAAAGCTTGGAAAGCCAGTGGTAACCATTCAAACTGTGCTTTCTACGAAAAACATTCACAACATAGAATCTTTTTTTCAAAAATTCGTCGATGCCGGTGCATCAAGATTCATACTTTCAAACATAATCCCAACATCTGAAAAAGAACTTTCGCTTCCGCTTTACATCAAACCAAAACCGGATATGGAAAATTGCATATCCAGAAAGATAACGGGAAAAATCAGCACGAATTTGCCTTATTTTGAATTGAAAACAGAAAGGTATTGCAATTTTATACAAAACAATTCCGTGGTTGTACGGTGGGACGGTGAAGTTGCTCCGTGTTATAGGTTCTTACATACTTACACGGAATACGTTTACGGATTGAAAAAGCAAATAAAAGCTGTGAGCTACGGGAACGTGAATGAAAAAAGCCTCTCAGAGATATGGAAGTCGGAAGATTTTTCGTACTTTCGTTTTAAAGTTAGACATGCGCTCTTTCCTTCGTGCACAGATTGCAGGCTGAGAGATGGATGTGATTTTGTCACTTCTTCTGAATACGATTGTTGGGGGAATTCTCCATCGTGTGCCGATTGCCTTTGGTGGAGAAATTTGGTGATATGTCCTTGA
- a CDS encoding permease: MNLIKKHWFEISIGITYIVLLFIFPDKTSAAFMEGIVLLLKMLPVFICVVLFSGFLSIFLSPKTVQRLMGEETGIKGVIMGAAVGTLIVGPLWILFPLYKTFMNKGARMAVIGAMVGAFAIKTPWIPYAAGFLGWPFILVSVGLIMAYAVLEGYVIEKFMSKEKKNANSSES, translated from the coding sequence ATGAATCTCATAAAAAAGCACTGGTTTGAGATAAGCATAGGTATAACATACATCGTGTTGCTCTTCATTTTTCCAGATAAAACGAGTGCAGCCTTCATGGAAGGAATTGTGTTGCTGCTGAAAATGTTGCCGGTTTTCATATGTGTGGTGTTGTTTTCCGGATTTCTTTCGATTTTCCTTTCGCCAAAAACCGTTCAACGGCTTATGGGTGAAGAAACCGGAATAAAAGGCGTGATTATGGGAGCCGCTGTAGGTACTTTGATCGTTGGTCCACTGTGGATACTCTTCCCCTTATACAAAACTTTCATGAACAAAGGCGCGCGCATGGCGGTAATAGGAGCGATGGTAGGAGCTTTTGCCATTAAAACTCCATGGATTCCGTACGCAGCCGGTTTTTTAGGATGGCCCTTCATCTTGGTATCTGTGGGCTTGATAATGGCTTACGCGGTTCTTGAGGGATATGTGATAGAGAAGTTCATGTCGAAGGAAAAGAAAAATGCAAATTCTTCCGAATCTTAA
- a CDS encoding permease encodes MNVWGVVVYGAIVVLSYIYAFKKDKKGGKKAVKKSGVQFLKQLPMLITIFLLIGLFDKFVPKSMVMQVVGKGKGFLSLISSAAFGTIVMGPVSSAYPLGGILLEKGATITAVAVFLNAWVMVGFVTLPYEISIFGKRFTLVRNTLAFIGALVIGILTGLILGVI; translated from the coding sequence ATGAACGTATGGGGAGTTGTGGTATACGGAGCAATAGTTGTCTTGAGCTACATATACGCTTTTAAAAAAGATAAAAAAGGCGGTAAAAAAGCAGTAAAAAAATCTGGGGTACAGTTTTTGAAACAACTCCCCATGTTGATAACCATCTTCTTGTTGATAGGGCTCTTCGATAAGTTCGTCCCCAAAAGCATGGTGATGCAGGTAGTGGGGAAAGGAAAAGGATTTTTATCTCTTATAAGTTCGGCGGCTTTCGGAACGATCGTCATGGGTCCAGTTTCTTCGGCTTATCCGTTGGGTGGTATTCTTTTGGAAAAAGGAGCCACCATCACAGCGGTGGCGGTATTCTTGAACGCGTGGGTTATGGTAGGTTTTGTAACGCTTCCATATGAGATATCCATCTTTGGAAAACGCTTTACTTTGGTAAGAAACACCCTTGCATTTATCGGAGCGTTGGTTATAGGAATTTTAACTGGACTTATACTCGGGGTGATATGA
- a CDS encoding NifB/NifX family molybdenum-iron cluster-binding protein — protein MKICFTADEPKGLESVMSYHFGHCPYYVIVDVEGNEVNNVESIPNPLADEHNAGELPAFMKENGIDVIITGGMGPKAQQYFVDYGIKPVTGAYGKVKDVLEEYLNSKIVVHEEAPEPIEHSHKEGENEEIERLKKENTDLRRQIADLKSRLSKIEEKLGI, from the coding sequence ATGAAAATTTGTTTTACGGCTGATGAACCAAAAGGCCTGGAAAGTGTAATGAGCTATCACTTTGGGCATTGCCCTTATTATGTGATCGTTGATGTCGAAGGAAACGAAGTAAACAATGTTGAAAGCATCCCAAATCCGCTTGCGGATGAACATAATGCAGGGGAATTGCCAGCTTTCATGAAGGAAAATGGAATAGACGTGATCATCACAGGTGGAATGGGTCCAAAGGCCCAACAGTACTTCGTGGATTATGGCATAAAACCGGTAACCGGTGCGTATGGAAAAGTGAAAGACGTGTTGGAGGAATATTTGAATTCCAAAATAGTTGTTCACGAAGAGGCACCAGAGCCAATCGAACATTCACATAAAGAAGGAGAAAACGAAGAAATAGAGAGGCTAAAGAAAGAAAACACCGATCTCAGGCGTCAAATAGCGGATTTGAAATCAAGGCTTTCAAAGATAGAAGAGAAACTTGGAATTTGA